DNA from Chitinophaga pendula:
CGTCAACCTCGCCCACGAAACAAAAACACCGCTTACGCTCATCAGCAACTACCTCGAAGAGTATATCGATAAATATGGAGAAACAACAGAACTAACCGTCATCCGTAAAAACATCGACAAACTCACCAAAGATATCAGCAACTTCTTCGACCTCGAACGCTATTCCAAAGGCTTCGATGTCTATAATCATGACCAGGTCACCGACTTCAGCGAATTGCTCAATGACAACCTGGTCCTATTCCGGCACTATGCCAGCCATCGCCAGGTCAGCATATCCTCCGATATCACCCCCGACCTGCATGTCAAAGCCGACCCCGATGCCATCAACCGCATCGTTAATAACCTCGTCGAAAACGCCATTCGCTATTCCCGCGAAAATAGCCGCATTCACGTATCCCTCCGGGTAGGAGAGGAGGACCTGCTGCACTTCTCCGTACAAGATGAAGGAATGGGCATCCCCAGGAATATGCAGCAGAAAATATTCGAACCCTACTTCCAGATATATACCGCGAAAAAAAGTAGCCAGGGCATGGGACTGGGACTCCCCATCGTACGCCAGATCGTCGATGGCCTCGCCGGCAAAATAACCGTCGAAAGTAACCCGGACAAAAAAACCGGTACCACCATGAAAGTCTCCCTGCCCATATACCAGGCCGGCATCAATGAAGAGGCCGCCATCTATGCCGTACACCAACATACCCGTCTCTACCCCGAGACCTTCCAGGTAGAAGACTCCCCCTTCGACGAACAACACCAGACACTCATGATCGTCGAAGACAACCTCGCCATGCTCCAATACCTCACCCGTAAACTCAGCACACAATATAATATTATCGTCGCCCTCAACGGACAGGAAGCCCTCAAAAAGATCCGGGAAGCCACCATACTACCGCACCTCATCATCTCCGACGTCATGATGGATAAGGTAGATGGCTATAAGTTTGCTTCCATCCTCTCCGAAGATGCCAGGTACAACCACATCCCCTTTATCTTCCTCTCCGCTAAATATACCAGCGACGACCGGCTCCAGGGCCTCCAACTGGGGGCCATCGACTTTATCCGCAAACCATTCCGCATCCCGGAACTTAGCCAGAAGATCGCATCCATCCTGGAAAATGCCGAACGCCAACGGAAAGTGCTACTCAACTCCGCCTTCAGTGCCCTCAAAAATCTCGGACAAATACCGCCACCACCCTCCACACCAGTAGATCCTGTACCTGAAAATGTGCCCGCACCAGCCGCACGTGTCGGCAGCCGCTTCGAACAGAATTGCCAGCGATACCACCTTACCTCAAGGGAAATAGACATCGCCCGGCTCATCTGTGAAGGACATAAATACAAAGACATCGGTACCACCCTATTCATCTCGGAAAAAACAGTTACCAAACACGTACAAAACATCTTCGAAAAAGTTGCCATCCGTAATAAGGTGCAACTCATCAATAAACTTGAAGCTGGGGACGATTAACCCCAGCCTCCAACCAATCATTTCCTATACCTCCCGTCCACCTTTCCCATAGTTAGGGTATATCATTCCTATAGCTCCGATTTACTCACCGGTCTCCGCCGTTTTTCCGTTTTTTTGATAACTACGGGCAAAGTAGTAGTAGACTACGTTGTTTTATAAATAATTGATTTTTAATTAATTGTAAATAGTAGTACGTATTTTTACGTAGGAAAATTACTATGATCTACTTATTTTCTTTTTAACCCGAATGGCGCACTTTTGTGCCATAGACCCTAGGATATGAGCAACCCTATTGTCCGCAAAAAAGTAAATAAGAACGCTTTGTTATAACCTGTAACGCCATGTTCTATTTGTCCCTATACTTAGCTGAGGGGCCCTCAATCATGACTATAAATACTGTGATATGCTGGACTTTGAGTACAATATTGAGAAACTAAAGAAGCAAAAAGTATTGGATAGAACTGAAGAACTTCGGCACGAACTGATCACAACATGGGAATTTGTCAGAGAATGGAACCATGAAATAGGTAGGGACGTGGATGGACTACAGGGTATTATGCAACTTTTAGAGGAGAGCAATGGCCAACTGTCACCAGGGCAATCAGCTGCCTTACAGAAAGGTATTAGTTACCTCATCGCTGAATTGGTGCAAAAGACCGGCAATATCCGTCGCCTTACCCAATCCGGCAGGATCGCAGTAGACGATATCGCGAGAGAAGAAATAGATCTCCAGCACTTATTCGAAGAGATCCTCGCTATCTATAGCATAGGGCGTAAAGATGTACAAGTCGATTTGCAATTGTCACCCGATATGCCCCCCTTTATCATAGAGGACAGGTACAAACTGCAACAGATCATTCAAAACCTCCTGACAAATGCCGTTAAATTCTCCCCAAAGGGTAAAATCGTACGGATATCCCTGTCTCGCAGGTACCCTTACTGGACAATGCAGATCAGTGACGAAGGAGAGGGGATCGCCGCAGAAAACCTGGAAAAGATCTTTCAGCCATTTAGCCGCCTCAATAAAAAAGTGCCGGGCACAGGTATCGGCCTTTCTATTACCAAAAAACTGGTAGGCGTACTGCAGGGAAAGATCAGTGTAGACAGCAGCCCGGGAGCCGGTAGCACCTTTACCGTACTACTGCCTCTGCACGAAAGGAACGTCGATACCAGATTATTGTAAACGCTTATAATTGTCAGATTTTATCCCTATGCACACTGAGCAACTGTTCCCTATAAATGCGACTAACCGTTAATGAGCTAAACGGTAGTCAAACAAACAACACGGTAATGTTTTTTTCCCCGACTGTATCGACAGTACAAGGAAAAAGACTCATGAACGGGCAGGTATTTACCTGCCTCAGTTTTTTTATATACCCCCCAAAATATAAACCAACAAATTAACGAAGCCTTATCCCATTATTAACCTGCGTTTAATATATCAGGTTTACCTTCATCCCATTGTTACACCTCTAAACACCCAAAAAATGAAGAAAATCCTTTCTTTTTCTATCGTATTTTTATTATTATCGTTGTGCCAGATAGCTTGCCGGAAAGATATTTCCTCGCAAGTAACAAAGGACAATTCCACTGTAGCGGCTACAACTGAGCAAACATCCGCCAAAGCAACCACCAGCATACCGCCGGAAGCATGGTCCACATTGGCAACTATCGACAAAACCGGCCAACCTCCCGCCGGATTCAAAGGAGGTACCGTATTTCAGAACCGCGAAGGTTTGTTGCCTAAAAACGTGAGCTATAAAGAATGGGATATCACCAAATACCAGCCTGGCGTTAACAGAGGCCCCAGAAGACTGGTCACAGGAAACAACGGCAGCGCCTACTATACAGCAGATCATTATGCTTCATTTATAAAAATGCGATGACAAACCAAACTACAACTTTCCTGCTCATTACCCCCGACAGCCCCATGCCGCTGGAAGCATGTACTTTCATCGCCGTGCTGGATGGCCGTAATGCCCGTACACTGTCAGATTTTTACAAGGAGATCGCCCGCATCCTGACATTCCCAGACTATTTCCACCACAACCTGGATAGCCTGGAAGAAATGATCAGAGACCTCTCCTGGATTGCAGCCTCCAGGATCATGCTATACATCCGGTATACCGCCTCCTTCCTCGCAGAAGAACAGGATAAACGGCCCGTCGTATTCAGCATCTTCCATGATACACTCGAAGAATGGCAATACGGAGAACCAGACGACCCGTTCAGAAAAGAAGCAGAATTCTATATCTGCCTCGATGATGACGATGTCAGCCGCGAACTCCTCGCCGTCGGTGGATACGCATACGAATCTTATGCCTGATCACCGCCTTCCTCGTTCTATCTGACAACAATAATACTCCTGGTGACGCCGCTGGTAACGCCCGTAACTTCCGGTATATACCGGCAGATAACAACAGCATGCCCCACAGCAGCGTCACCACCAATTACTGTTACACTACCTCATTACATAATCCCCACATAGCACATCACCTGCTGGCATCATAACCTCATGATTTCCCTGTTATCATACATATAACATATATTGGGAGGAAAGGTCGCGTACACATTGATTACCCGCTTTTCAAGTTGATCCTACATTTTGATTGCTGATCCAAAACTATTCGTGCAAATGAATTATTACGTGTATTTTTTTCCCTTTAACGAAATCGCTCAGGCCCTGCATACCACCCCCTTCCGGGTCGGCCTCCAGGACCTCCGACAGGTACACTCCTTCCTTAACTCCAACATCTTTACCGTCAAAAAGTACCAGTACCTGTTCGTCACCGACGAAGATGCCAACCTCGTCCAATCCGCTTCCATGTCTGACCAAACACTCATCTCCATCCTCGTCGATGCCTCCGTCACCGCCGGTATCATCTCCGTAGGAGGCCATTTCCGGGTCATATCCACCACGGCCAACAGGATAGGATACCTCAGCCAGCTACTCGATAGCTGACCCCCTCCAATACCACCGTCAGGACGCCACTCCACGGCAACCGTCCTGACGGTCCCTTATCAATCTCCATTTTTCATCACAGACTATTTTATTTCCCCCACTTTTTTACTACTTTCACAGTAACACGTTATCTCGTATTGCGCTCGTCGCAAATTACGCACATGATCCACCCAAACCCCGCCAGGTTTATCTACCCAAATCATGATACCAACAGATACACCGGAGCCGCAGCAATGCAACGCCCCCGGTAAATATCTCCCGTATGATCCCACCGGTCTCCAACCGGCGATCCCGTGCAAAAGGTAAGTCCCCCGGATGTCTGATAAGACACTCCCTCAGCGGAGCAGGAATACCCGTGCCCGCTACAACCCGTCCGCCGGCAATAAAACAACATATACCGGAAAAAAAGGGATCGCTGAAAACCTTTAGAAAAGAGTAAGCACCATCACTCATGTTTAATTTGTATTCCAATGAAAAAGAATCATTTTTTCCAACAAACCAAATCCTTGTCCCGCGAAGCACTTGGCCAAATCAACGGCGGTGGTAAAAATACCCGCGCCATCCTCTGCGTAGATATGGCCTGCGGCTCCGATGATACCTGCCGCAATGCCGGCGGCGGCGCATACTGTACCTGCATCATCTCCATCGCTCGCTGCTGGTCACGCTAACGTATCCTCACACACGCATTGCTGCCCATCCGCAGTAATCCCCCTTCCGCCCGAAGGGCCCGCCAGTCCTGCCTTCTGCAAGGATAGGACTGGCATTCTCTTGTAGTGCCATACACCAAACTTTAACAATTGGGATAGGGAATTTTACGTATCTTCATAAAGGATACAATAGCATCAATTACGAGAATTAGCCAAAAAATAAAATGTAAACCCTGTTTTATCTGATAAGCGCCCGGAAATGCATTCACCTTTAAATCATCACTATCGGAGCCAGCAAAACCCATTATTTGTAACCGCACCTTACTACTTTATCATTTTTTAAGAAAATTGAAATTTTACGAGTATTGCGTGATCATTAACCATACAAGGATCCCTTTAAGGGAATTTTATATAGCAGCCTTGTCGCTCAAATTGTTTTAAAAACAAATGAAATACTGACAGACCACACTGTCTGATAAACCCCGTCCTATCCTGAAAACATCGCCTGTTCCGGCATATATGCGTGTGTACAAGTTGCTTATCGTAATATCCCCCGTAAAGACAGATCAGACAACAGCCGGCAGTTACCATACATCACCGTTGTAGGCTGTTATGGCCGTGCCGTGTGCATTTATTGTACCCTTAAAATAACCTAATCATGAACCCTACAAATGGCCATTCCCTGTGGAAAGACGACCGCAGACGTGTGCGTGTACTCAATCACCTGCATCACCCCGTCTCCTTCAAAGTAAGATCTGAAACACCCCAACTACTGGCACAGGCTTATATCATGGAAATAGCTGGCTTATACGAAATACGCCCCGCCCAACTATATGGATTACCCTTCTCCGCCTCCAACCGCCTCGTAGTAGAACAAGCATCCTTTCGCTTCGAACGCGAAGAAATAAAGGATAATAATGTCATCATTACTTACGCCCAAACCTACTTCGGCGTCCCCGTCTGGGCCGCCGGCCTCGAAGTCAACATGCACACCAATCCCCTGCAGGTCATCAGCTCCAGCTCCACCGCT
Protein-coding regions in this window:
- a CDS encoding ribonuclease domain-containing protein — translated: MKKILSFSIVFLLLSLCQIACRKDISSQVTKDNSTVAATTEQTSAKATTSIPPEAWSTLATIDKTGQPPAGFKGGTVFQNREGLLPKNVSYKEWDITKYQPGVNRGPRRLVTGNNGSAYYTADHYASFIKMR
- a CDS encoding ATP-binding protein, giving the protein MFLYQMIYYLSRPRDKSRLWYLILLVLLLGYNITGGLFPDPAIPIPIVVQNIIAYGTGFTMASFFPYYFYKAFNLKRLRFHALYGIFLFLILPFFLFFVIGYSINKDLGWTRRYGVIIPFLYSISLVWALTKAVLIKYREDKSKAELKEIFAVYLAVIPWASMTLLSYFNASQALEVSITNGGFLVITVLFIRRTVRESRQEYDELQELNSTLTEKVKERTRKLEELNEQKTHTFVNLAHETKTPLTLISNYLEEYIDKYGETTELTVIRKNIDKLTKDISNFFDLERYSKGFDVYNHDQVTDFSELLNDNLVLFRHYASHRQVSISSDITPDLHVKADPDAINRIVNNLVENAIRYSRENSRIHVSLRVGEEDLLHFSVQDEGMGIPRNMQQKIFEPYFQIYTAKKSSQGMGLGLPIVRQIVDGLAGKITVESNPDKKTGTTMKVSLPIYQAGINEEAAIYAVHQHTRLYPETFQVEDSPFDEQHQTLMIVEDNLAMLQYLTRKLSTQYNIIVALNGQEALKKIREATILPHLIISDVMMDKVDGYKFASILSEDARYNHIPFIFLSAKYTSDDRLQGLQLGAIDFIRKPFRIPELSQKIASILENAERQRKVLLNSAFSALKNLGQIPPPPSTPVDPVPENVPAPAARVGSRFEQNCQRYHLTSREIDIARLICEGHKYKDIGTTLFISEKTVTKHVQNIFEKVAIRNKVQLINKLEAGDD
- a CDS encoding barstar family protein; amino-acid sequence: MTNQTTTFLLITPDSPMPLEACTFIAVLDGRNARTLSDFYKEIARILTFPDYFHHNLDSLEEMIRDLSWIAASRIMLYIRYTASFLAEEQDKRPVVFSIFHDTLEEWQYGEPDDPFRKEAEFYICLDDDDVSRELLAVGGYAYESYA
- a CDS encoding sensor histidine kinase, with translation MLDFEYNIEKLKKQKVLDRTEELRHELITTWEFVREWNHEIGRDVDGLQGIMQLLEESNGQLSPGQSAALQKGISYLIAELVQKTGNIRRLTQSGRIAVDDIAREEIDLQHLFEEILAIYSIGRKDVQVDLQLSPDMPPFIIEDRYKLQQIIQNLLTNAVKFSPKGKIVRISLSRRYPYWTMQISDEGEGIAAENLEKIFQPFSRLNKKVPGTGIGLSITKKLVGVLQGKISVDSSPGAGSTFTVLLPLHERNVDTRLL